The Dioscorea cayenensis subsp. rotundata cultivar TDr96_F1 chromosome 7, TDr96_F1_v2_PseudoChromosome.rev07_lg8_w22 25.fasta, whole genome shotgun sequence genome includes a region encoding these proteins:
- the LOC120265240 gene encoding uncharacterized protein LOC120265240, with protein MIEDPAEDEVGTLSLEENIEDEIGNITAVEPTNEWTELRNQMAVDIMDSESQQRGRGQNKRYWTAEEDKALIDALVELSVNPIWRAENGFRGGYLLQLEKMIKDKIPQTMLKAVPNIESRVKLLRTKTTAIVDILRVSGFDWNYERSTIMCEKSAYDEYVKAHKEAAGLYGKSFPFFNYLVAVFTKDRAYGNARADIGDEARQVENEDDNIFEEDVGFSQVSIEEFSMPSQENDETPLATPMESSKDVTQRHLHKEKEKEFQQNQLWTKFQ; from the exons ATGATTGAAGACCCTGCAGAAGATGAAGTGGGCACTCTATCTTtggaagaaaacatagaagatGAAATTGGTAATATCACAGCTGTTGAACCAACAAATGAGTGGACTGAATTAAGGAATCAAATGGCTGTGGACAT TATGGACTCAGAATCTCAACAAAGGGGTCGTGGACAAAATAAACGATACTGGACGGCAGAAGAAGACAAGGCTCTAATTGATGCCTTGGTTGAGCTTTCTGTCAATCCCATTTGGAGGGCTGAAAATGGGTTTCGAGGTGGATATCTCCTTCAGTtggaaaaaatgataaaagacaAAATTCCACAGACCATGTTGAAAGCTGTGCCGAATATTGAATCCCGGGTAAAATTATTGAGAACTAAAACTACTGCAATTGTTGATATCTTACGTGTTAGTGGGTTTGATTGGAACTATGAACGTAGTACCATCATGtgtgagaaaagtgcatatgatgaatatgtcaag GCACATAAGGAAGCTGCTGGTTTGTATGGGAAgtcttttccatttttcaattATCTTGTTGCAGTTTTtacaaaagatagggcttatGGCAATGCAAGGGCTGATATCGGAGATGAGGCAAGACAGGTGGAAAATGAGGACGATAATATTTTCGAGGAGGATGTGGGTTTTTCTCAAGTGTCTATTGAGGAATTTTCTATGCCTtctcaagaaaatgatgaaactcCATTGGCAACACCTATGGAATCGAGCAAAGATGTGACTCAAAGACATCtacacaaagaaaaagaaaaggaattcCAACAGAATCAACTATGGACCAAATTTCAGTAA